DNA from Betaproteobacteria bacterium:
AGCCCCGGTATGTCCGGCACATTCGGTATGCCATTGGCTCCGGATGCCACGACAATATGGCGCGGCCTCATGGTCCGCGTGCCGCCATCGGAGCGCCGAAGGTTCACCGACCAGCGTTTCTCCTTCTCGTCATAGGCGCCTCCCAAAAATTCGGTACTCGTCCAGAAATTAAGCTCCATGGCTTCCACGTACGCCTCGAACCAATTGGCGAGCTTGTCCTTCGGGATGTAAGTGGGCCAGGCCGGAGGAAACGGTAGGTAAGGCAGGTGATTGACCTGGATCTGGTTGTGCAGCGTCAGCGCGTGGTAACGGTGGCGCCAGTTGTCTCCGATGCGCGCCTCGCGGTCGACAATCAAGGCATCCACCTGCAACTGCGAAAGGCGGGCGGCCGTGGCCAGCCCCGCTTGCCCTCCGCCCACGATGAGAACCTCGGGATCGCGATCCGTATAGGCCATGGCGGCACGGCGCAGGTCGAGCCAATTGGGACCATGAAAGTCGCGCGCGTACGAGGCGCCGGTAGGCCGGCGCTTACTCGTCTTTTCTTCGAACCCCTTGAGTTCTTCGAGCGACGTGAAAAGCGTCCACGCCTTCCATTGCCCCTTATCATCGGGTAACAAGCGCAGCACGCCGCTACAGCGTCCGATCCGCGTCTCGAAGCGGAAGATCGCCTCGATGGTACGTTGCCCCACGCGCATCACTTCCCGCGCAGGTGTTCGATCGGGGTCGGTGGCGAACTCCGAGGCACCCGTGCCTTTGATGCTGGCCATCAAGGCGTGGGCCACCTCGTGCGCACCGCTCACGTTCGTTAGATGCCAAGTGAGCGCCAGCGCATCGCGCCAGTGGCAATCTGAGTGAAACAGCCTCTCAACGTCGTCACCATGAGCGCTGCTCATGGCGCGTCCGAACGAGTAGAGCCATGACTCGGCAGCCTCGCCACAGACTTCCCGTGCAACTTCAAGCATCCTTACCCTTCAAGGCAATTGTTAGATGGCATACAGATGGAAAAGTCTAGCATCCTCCATCGCGTGGCGGAGAACGCTTGGCTCGCATTGGCGGCCTCCATGGATCTGGAGCGGTGCGTTTCGATGCTCTGGCCCCATGCCATAATCGGCGTACGCTGAGTAGGGGCGCTCATGACAATAAATCGTTTCTTGGAGAACCCATGGGAGGGGTGGTAGGCATTGACGCCGGCGGCACCTTCGGCGACCTCTACTACACGGGTTGGTGGCGCCGTATTTCGTGGGCGAGCGGCTGGTGGCGCTGTTCGCGAGCACCGGCCATTGGATGGACATTGGCGGCAGCGTTCCAAGTGGCTGGGCGCCCAAGGCCACCGAGATCCACCAGGAAGGATTCCACCCGTCATGCTCTACGACGGCGGAAAGTTGAACGAGCCGCTGGTGCGGACGTTCAAGGCCAACGTGCGCCTGCCGGTACAAATCGCTGGCGACCTCGCTGCCATGACCAATGTTTTCACCATCGCCCAGCGCGGGCTTGACCGACTCGTTGAACGGTACGGCGTGGACACGAGCCCATTCGATATTGCGGGAGGCGGCGATGCGGCCCCTGGGCGAGCGCTACATTTATAGTATCGATCCGAACGTCACTGCGATCAAAAGGAAGAGCATGAAGAAGCACGCACGGGAGCACGCCAAATGAGCGCCGCCAATCCGCTGGGTAGTTGGGAGTTGCCCGAAGAGCTGCGCATGCTGCGCGACACCACGCGCCGGTTCATGGATAACGAAGTCAAACCCGCGGAGGCCAGCGAGCCGCACGACTCCTATGCGCTGCCGGAGGAAAAACTGCGGCCTCTCCAGGAGAAAGCCAAGGCGCTGGGTTTATGGTGCGTGCAAACACCCGCCGAATACGGCGGCGCCGGACTCAATCTGCTGGGGCAATGCATCGTCGCGGAGGAGTCGGCCAAGTGCAAGATGGGCGCCTACATCGCGGCCTGCGGCGCTTTTGGCTTCGATCCGCCCAACATCATCTTCAAGGGCCGCAAGGACCAGATCGAGAAATACGCCCTCCCCACCATCCGCGATGGCGACAAGACCTTCGTCGCCATCACCGAGCCCAGCGGCGGCTCCGATCCGGGGCGCGCCATCCGCACGCGCGCGCAGCGCAAGGGAGATCGTTACATCATCAACGGCAGCAAGATTTTCATCACCGGGGTGGGCCAATCGAAGTGGGGCGTGGTGTTCGCGCGCACCGGCGGGCCGGGCCGCGGAGGCGTGAGCGCCTTCATCGTGGAGCGCGACAAACCCGGCCTGCGCTGGTCGCCGTTCCCGGTGATCCGCTCCTACTCTCCCTACGAACTGAGCTTCGAGGATTACGAAGTGCCCGCGGAGAATATGCTGGGCGAAGAAGGCAAGGGCTTCTCCTTCGCCGAAGAATGGCTGGTGCACGAACGCGCGCCGTATGCGGCGGCGACCATTGGGTTGGGCCAAGCCGCGCTCGACATGGCCATCGAGTGGGCGCTGCAACGCGAGACCTTCGGCGGCTTGCTCTCCGACCGGCAGGCGATACAGTGGATGCTGGCGGATTCCGAGATCGAACTGCGCGCGGCCCGCCTGCTGGTCTATGAAGCGGCGTGGCAAGCCGATCGCGGCCAGGACAGCAAACTCGCGGCTTCCGTCGCGAAGGTATATGGCACCGAGACCGCCGGGCGCGTGGTGGACCGCTGCATCCAGATCTTCGGCGGCATGGGCGTCTCCAAGGAATTACCCCTGGAGCGCTGGTACCGCGAACTGCGCATCAAACGCATCGGCGAGGGCCCCTCGGAAGTGCACCGCATGGTCGTGGCGCGCAATCTGTTGGGTGGACGGCGCTCGGCGCGCTGAAATACTCAGGCTTCCAGCAAGATGAACTGACATGTCCATCGACGTTACCCTTGACCAAGGTATCTGCACCATCGTCATCAACCGCCCCGAGCGTTTGAACGCGATGGATGCCGGGCACTACCGCGATCTGTCCGCCGCCTGGCGGCAGGTGCGTGACGACGCGAATATCCGCGTGGCCATCGTTACAGGCGCTGGCGAGAAATCTTTTACCACTGGCGCCGACATTAAAAGCTTTCTCACCTCCCCGCCTGGCTACGACGAGATGTGGCTCACGCAGCGCGACCCATTGCTCAATCGCGGACTGGAAGTGTGGAAGCCCGTGATCGCCGCGGTGAACGGTTACTGTCTGGGAGGCGGCGTGACCCTCTTGCTCGCCACCGATATTCGAATCGCGAGCGAGAACGCCAGCTTCGGCCTGTCGGAAGTCAAGCGCGGCGTCATCGCCGGCAATGGCGGAACGCAGCGCATCCTCGATCAACTGCCGCATGCGATTGCGATGGAGATGCTGCTCACCGGCGACCCTATCGATGCCACGACTGCCGCGCGTTGGGGGCTAATCAACAAAGTGGTCCCGCGCGAGCAACTCATGGCAACCGCGATGGAGTACGCGGGACGCATCGCCGCAAATGCGCCGCTCGCGGTGCAGGCCGCGAAGGAACTGGCTCTGCGCAGCCGCGACGTGGATCGCGCCACCGGGCTGCGCATGGAGCAGATGTTCAACCGCATGCTCATGGCGACCGAGGACGCGAAGGAAGGCCCCGCGGCCTTCGCCGAGAAACGCAAACCGAAATTCCAAGGCAAATGATCGTGGCGCACTATCCGCTCGAGGGCATCACCGTCGTCGATCTGGGGCAAATCTACAATGGCCCCTATTGCACTTTTCTCATGGCGTGCGCGGGAGCCCGTGTCATCAAGATCGAACCCCATGGCGGGGAACATCTGCGCCGGCGCGGCGTGGTCGGCGGCGCGGCGTTGCCCTTTGCGATGCTCAACGGCAACAAGCAGTCCGTCACGCTCAATCTCAAGAGCGAGCGCGGCAAGGCGATTCTCATCGAGATGGTGAAGCGCGGCGACGTGTTGCTCGAAAACTTCGCGCCCGGCACCATGGACCGCCTCGGCGTGGGTTGGGAGAAAATGCGTGCCGTCAATCCGCGCCTCGTCTATGCCACCAGTACCGGCTTTGGGTTGACCGGACCTTATCGCGAGTATCCAGCCATGGATCTCACGGTGCAGGCGATGTCGGGCGTGATGAGCGTGACCGGTTTCCCCGGCCGGCCTCCGGTGAAGGCGGGGCCCGCGATATGCGACTTCACGGCGGGCGTGCATTTGTATGGCGCGGTGGTCAGTGCGCTATACGAGCGCGAGAAGACGGGCGTGGGACGGCTTGTCGAAGTATCGATGCAAGAGGCAATCTATGCCTCGCTCGCTTCCAATCTTGGCATGTGGTGGGGCTCGGGCGGCAACGCCGCGCCGCGCACGGGCAACCGGCACGGCGGATTGGCCGAGTCGCCCTACAACGTCTATCCCACGAAGGACGGTTACATCGCCATCATCTGCGTGGGCGACGTGCACTGGAAATCCCTGGCCGAAGCGATGCAACGGCCCGAACTGAAGGACGATCCGCGCTTCGTCTCGCTCAAGCAGCGCGTGGCGCACATGGACCAGGTGGATGAGATCGTGAGCGAATTCACATCGCGCTTCGATAAGCAGCCCTTGTTCGAATTACTCATGACGCACCGGGTAGCGTGTTCGCCGGTGCGCGATCTCGATGAGGTGGTGAACGACCCGCATCTGCACGCGCGCGGCGCATTGCAATGGCAAGAGCATCCAGAATTGGGACGCATCCCCGTGCAATCTTCGCCGCTGCGCTTCGAAGGCGCGGAGCCGGTGCCGCTCACGCCAAGCCGAAAGCTGGGTGAAGACAACGCCACGGTGTATGGCGAGTGGCTCGGCATGCTGGCCACCGAGATCGAGAACCTCACTCGCGAAGGAGTGATTTGATGAGAGGCAACGTCGTCATCGCCGGCATCGGCCACACGGCCTTCGGAAAATGCCCTGGACGTACCACGTTCTCGCTCAACATCGAAGCGTGCCGCAACGCACTGGCCGACGCTGGCGTCGAGAAGGACGCGGTGGACGCCCTGCTGGTGAAACCGCCCACATCCAACCCCGCGTTCATGTACGGCTCCACGCTGGCCGAAGCCATGGGCATGCAGCCGCGGATGGGCGGCAGCTGGGACCAGGGGGGTGCGGCCAATATCAGTCTCATTTCGTTCGCGGCCATGGCCATCGAGCACGGCCAGTGCGAGATCGCGCTGGTGTGTTATGCGGACAACCCGCGCACCGGCAGCCGCCACGCCTATGAGAAAGCGTGGGGCGATGACGCCGTTTACGGTTGGTTCGGCGTGCCGGCTGGTTACGCCATGCTGGCGCGCCGGCACATGGAAGAATTCGGCACCACCAGCGATCAACTGGGCGAGATTGCGGTGGCGATCCGCAATCACGGCGCCGGCAATCCGAACGCGCAACTGCGCGCACCGCTCACGTTGGAGCAGTACCGCGAATCGAAGTGGGTAGTCGATCCCCTGCGCCGTGACGACTGTTGCCTGGTATCGGATGGTGGCGCGGCAGTCGTGCTCATGAGCGCGAAGCGCGCCAAGGCCATGGGAATACGCAAGGCCGTGCCGGTACTCGGCTTCGGGCATGGCCAGACCTCCTGGGACGTTGCGCAGCGCGCCGACCTCACGCACACGGCGGCCGAAATCTCCGGTGCCACCGCATTCAAAATGGCGGGGCTCGGCCCGTGCGACATCGATGTCGCGCAGATCTACGATTGCTTCACCATCACCGTGCTGATGACGCTGGAAGCCTATGGCTTCGCCAAGAAAGGGCAAGGCGGCGCCTTCGCCGCTGGCGGCCGCCTGGCGCATTCCGGCGAACTGCCCATCAACACCTCGGGCAGCCTGCTCTCGGAAACCGGCATGCCCGGTCTCCAACTCGTGATCGAAGGCGTGCGCCAAATGCGCGGAGAAGCACGGCTGCAAGTCAAAAACGCGGAGCATTGCATGGTTTCCAACCAGGGCGGCATCATGCACACCCACTCCACCCTCATCCTGGGGCAATGGCAATGAGCGACCCGGCCGAACAGGAATTTCCGGCGCCGGACATGACTGGCGCTGGTGCGCATTACTGGAACGAACTGAAGGCCGGGCGCTTGGTGTGCCAGCGCTGCAAAGCGTGTCATCACGCCTGGTTGCCGCCGCGCGCGGAATGCCCGAAGTGCCTCGCCGCCAGCTGGTCATGGGAAAACGCGTCAGGCAAAGCCAAGCTGGTCAGTTGGGTCGTCTACCACCACGCCTACCATCCTTGGTTCGCAAGCAAACTGCCCTACAACGTGAGCGTCGTGGAACTCGCCGAAGGCCCGCGCATGGTGAGCAACGTGATCGAAACCGGAGCGAAGCTCCGCATCGGCATGCCGCTCCAACTGAATATTGAACGCGAGGCCAGCGTGGCGCTGGCGCGGTTTAGTCCTGTTTAATGCTGAGCGGCCATCGTGCTCAGGTCACCCAGCCGCCCGCAAAGGGAAAACTCTGGCCCACGAAGAAATTCACTTCGCTGGAGGCCAGGAACACGGCGAAGAGCGCATCTTCTTCCGGCGTGGCCAGACGGCCTAAAGGAACTTCGCGCGCCAAGCGCTCCTTGAAGGCCGGCAACTCCTGTACCTCGGTAGGATAGTAGGTGGGGTTCTGCACGAAATTCTGCGCGATCAGATTCACGTGCACATTTTGCGGCGCCACTTCCGCACCCACCGAACGCACGTAAGACACTTGCGCACCGCGTGCGGCACTGTATGTCGATATGCGCTTCTGGCCACGCAAAGCGGTAGCGCTACCGAAGACCACTATTTTCCCGCACCGGCGCTCCAACATTTGCGGCAACACCGCCCGGCACAAACGCGGGAGCGGATCCACGAGATGGGAGAACACAGTACGCCATTCCTCATCCGTCACCTCATGGGCTTTCGTGTACGGGGCCGGCACGGCGAGGTTGGCCAGCAACACATCGACCACGCCTGCCGCGCCAACGGCCTCTTGCGCACCGCCGGGCTGGGTAAGGTCGCGCTCGTCACCTATCACCACCGCGCCATGAGCGGCGAACACTTCGCTCAATATGGGCCCCATGAACTCGGCACTCTGAGTAATCAACACCCGCTTCCCGGCCAAGCTGTCGCCGATTCGTTTCATGCGGCCCTGCCACACCCGCGCGGGTTTAGCACGCGTTGCGCCGACGCCGGATGTTTGACCAACCGCGCCGCTGGTCTGATGGGGCGCCGAATCAACTCTCCTCCGCAGTTTGGACACGCGCCCTGTAAAACGCCCTCCGCGCACTCACGGCAGAAGGTGCATTCGTAGGAGCATATACGCGCCTCCCTGGAATCGGGCGGCAAATCCTTGTCGCAACATTCGCAGTTTGGTCTTAATTCAAGCATGAGTGCCTCCTTCACCAGATTTCGCCACAAACCCTCTTTCGATATCGCCCCGAAATCCCACGGACTCGTAGAGCCGGTGTGCTTGCGTTCGCTGTGCTCCGGAAAGGAGTATCACCTTGTAGCAGTCTTTCGCCCAGGCGGCATTCAAGGCGTATTTCAGCACTCTGCCCGCCCACCCTTGCCCGCGAAAACTCTCTAGCGTCACCACGTGTTCGATCACACCGAAGGGCCGTGCTCCGCTGGCCAAATTTGGAATCACGGCCAGCATGCAAGTGGAAACAAGAGTTTGTCGCACTTGCGCCACCACGATGGAGAGATTAGGGTCATCCAGGATTCGTCGCCACGCCGCTCGTCTTCGCGCTTCGTCCAACTCTGGATCTGCCGGCCGCAATTCTCTGTACAGAGCAAGCACGCCATCGAGATCGGATTCAACCGCGATACGCACCATCGGTTAACAAGTGACCGTCACTTCGCCCAGTCCTTCCACCGCGAAACACAAACCATCCCCCGGCTTCACGAACTTGGTGGCGATCATGCTACCCGTCATGACGATCATGCCCGCGCGCACCTCATGGCCTTGCTCCAGGCGGGTATTCAAACACCAGGTCAATGCATCGAAGGGATGGCCCAATACATCTCGCCCGTGACCTTCCCCGGACACGACCCCATTGATTTGCACGACTCCGCGGATGGATTCGAGATCCAGATCTCTCCACTTTTTCGATGCGGGGCCCAGAACGATGCCGCCATTCCAGGCGTTGTCGGCGATCAAGGTAAAGATGAGGGACGCGATTTTCTTGTAATCGGCGTGGCGGTCGTCCACCAGCTCGAAGGCAGGTGCCAGCGTGTCCACCGCTTGCGCAATCTGCTCACTGGTATAGGGAACACCCGGCGCGGGCAAATCCTTGCCAAGCGTGGCGGCCAATTCGCACTCGATCCCGAGATGAATGTAGTCCGCGTAATCGAGCTTCGCACCCGTGGGGTGAACGATGTTGGCGTGAATGGAGCCGGCAAAGGGCGAGTAGAACTTCAGCATCTCCTGCATGACGCGCGAGGTGAGCGCCACCTTGTGACCTGCTGCCGGACCCAGCCGCGCTTCTCTCAGCGCGCGGAATTCCTCTTGGATACCGTAAGCATCCTCCACGCTACGCGGCGCGATATCCTCCGGCAACGCATCGAAGGCCGCACCCGCTTGGTGCTGCTCCAGCAGATAACGCGCCGCGCGCCGGTAGTGCTCCTTGTCCATGCTATGCCTTTTTACCGAGCCCTTTGCGTAAGAGTTCCGCAACCACTTCGTTCAATCCAAGCTGGCGCTTTTGGGCGAGATCATGGATCTCTTTCACCAGGGTGCTTTCTAACTTCACCGCGAATGAAACCAATCCAAGGGCTTGGTCGCGCTTGCGCTGCTCGCGCTTATCCACGACGCTCGCAACGCCGTGCCCGAAGCGGTGCGCGATTTTCCCCTTCCCGATCGCCGCATCGATCTTCTTGCCTTGCTTCTTCTCCAACTCCGTTCGCTTCATGGTCATTTGCTTGTCCTTGTCATTTACTCGTGTGTAATGCAACCGGAGGGAATGCTCCAAGTTTCTTGGCCCGCCTTTCCAAGCCGCGGTCAAGAGTTGCGAACTGTTCGTCCTTCGCGCTTAAGGCAAGATGCAGTGCATCGGCGAAGTCCATCCCGCCTTCGAACCATCGCAAGGCGTATCCCAGCGCCTCGACCTCTCGGATGACGAAATTCGGAAGCCCGAGGATGTGGCGAAATCCCTTGGCGATCTCGTCTCGCGTGCAATCATTGGCTTCCAACACCCAAGCCAGCTCAAGAAGCACGGAAACCGGCGCGGTGACCGTGCTCGCACCCGCCAAAATGGCGCTGGCTGCCTTTCCTTGTCCGGCGTCATCATTGAGCAAGTAGCGAACAAGGACGTGGGTGTCGAGGGAAATCATTTCGCCTTCGCCGCGCGGTCCCTCTTCGCGAGCATGGCGCCTATCGCCCTCTTCGTGGCTTCCTCACCAAGAATCTTGCGGCCCTTCTTCGCCAGCAATCCAAGACCCTCGGCGACACGGGTAGGAGTGAAGGCAGGGGCCGGCCGAAGCCTGATCTCGTCTCCCTCCGCGGAAATAACGAACTGGGTTCCTGGAACGATATCGAACGCCTCCCGCAGTGCCTTGGGGATAACGATTTGCCCCTTGCTGGATACCTTGACTGTTTCCACGCGCCTCCGCGAGAGTAAGCCTTGAAGTAAGACAAGAGTAGCAACTGGCCTTGGATAAGTCCAGCTTCGCTTGTTGCAGCCAGGGGAGAAGGCTCCAGAGCTTCACGCTTACCTTCAAAATAGCGCTGCGTCCCCTACCGAATCTCCGACCAGAATTTTTCCAGCCGCTTGAAGGACACAGGAAACGGTGTCTTCAACTGCTGTGCCCACAACGACACGCGCAGTTCCTCCAGCATCCAGCGAAACTCCTCGACCTGCGGGTCGTGGATACCGCGAATTCGATTTTCCTCCAGCCGAACCTTATACATCTGCCACAAGCGAGAGATTTCTTGCAACCACTGAATGTCCTTGGCCGGGTTACTCGCGATCTTGCCGGTGCGAATCAGAATGGCCTTGAAGTAGCGCGGATAGTGGCGCATTCGCGTGAGTGCAACATTGGCCAGGAATCCGCTTGGGATCAGTTCCTTGATTTGCGCACGCATATCGTTCAACGACTTTTGCCAGGCTTGCGGCGAAGGCGTGCTCAGTTTCGCGCGCACGTCCTGGTAGACCGTGAAGATTTCGTTCGCCAAGCGGCACAATTCCAAGATGACGTCGTGGATGCGCACCTTGGCCTTGTTCACCCGCTCCTGAAACTCGGCCTTGGTGCGGATGGGCGTTTCCTCCACGAAGAAGGCGCGGTCGCAGATGGCTTCCACCAACTCCTCGCGCAAGCGGTCGGCGATGGCACCCTTGTCGGTGCCCTTGCCACCGGACTTTCCGCTATCCAAGCCGAGCATGATGGCGTAACGCAGGGACATCTCCTGGAAGTTGGGCAGGCTTCTCGCCATGTGCTTCACTTGGTCTGGCAACGCGAGTTGGAATAGGCGGCGAAGCCCGCGATGGGTGGCGGCCTGTGCTTCTTCCTCGGTGTCCAATACCTTCAGCGCGACGGACTTGCCTTCGTCGATGATGGCCGGGTATCCGGTGAGCCGCTGGCCATCGCGGACGAACTCGATTTGTTCCGGAAGATCCGGGAAATCCCAATGCGTGACGCCCTGGCGCTCGAACTGACCGCGCGCGCTTTCGCTGAATTGCCGCCGCGCCTTGATGCCTAGGCCAGAGCGCAGTTGCGAAATGTCCCGGCTCATGGCCACTTCCTGGCCGTCCTCGCCCACCACCTGGTAATTCATGGTGAGATGAGCCGGAAGGTCAGTCTCATCCCAGGCATCGTTGGGCACTTCCACGCCCGCCACCTTCAGCAACGCGGCGCCGGTTTCGGGGCAAAGAGAACGCGCGCTAGGTTCCAGGTGATCCAGCACCTTGCTCACGTACCGAGGCACGGGTACAAAGTTCTTGCGCAACCCCTTGGGCAGCGCTTTGATGAGATGGGTGAGCTTGTCGCGCAGCATCCCCGGCACCAGCCATTCGCAGCGCCGCTCATCCACCTGGTTGAGCAAGTGCAGCGGCACCACCATGGTTACGCCATCCAACGCGTGCCCCGGTTCGAAGCGGTACTTCAATTCGTAGCGCACACCGTTGATGTCCATGCTGTCCGGAAAGCGCTCCTCGTTGATCTCGCTCGCGGCATGGAGCATGAGCATCTCACGAGCGGCGAACAGCAGCTTGGGCTCCTTGCGCTCGGCTTCACGCCGCCACTTCTCGAATTTCTGGCCGCTCCAAATCTCGTGTGGAATGCGCTCATCGTAGAAACCAAACACCACTTCGTCATCCACCAACACATCGTGACGGCGGGATTTATGTTCGAGTTCTTCAACGTCCCGGCGCAAGGCGATGTTGTGCGAGAGGAAAGACGCTTCGAGTTCGTAGTGCCCGTGCACCAGCGCTTCGCGGATGAAAATCTTGCGTGATTCCACAGGGTCGATGGGCCCATAGGAGACACGGCGCTTGGGCACGACCACCAATCCATAGAGCGTGACTCTTTCGAAAGCGATGGCTTGCGCGCTCTTCTTCTCCCAGTGCGGATCGAGATAGGTGCGCTTGACCAAGTGCTTGCCCGTTTTCTCCAACCACGCGGGATCCATGGGTGCGTTACAGCGCGCGTAGAGTTTGGTGGTCTCGGTCAACTCCGCCGCCATCAACCACGGCGGCCCTTTCTTACGCAAAGC
Protein-coding regions in this window:
- a CDS encoding NAD(P)/FAD-dependent oxidoreductase translates to MLEVAREVCGEAAESWLYSFGRAMSSAHGDDVERLFHSDCHWRDALALTWHLTNVSGAHEVAHALMASIKGTGASEFATDPDRTPAREVMRVGQRTIEAIFRFETRIGRCSGVLRLLPDDKGQWKAWTLFTSLEELKGFEEKTSKRRPTGASYARDFHGPNWLDLRRAAMAYTDRDPEVLIVGGGQAGLATAARLSQLQVDALIVDREARIGDNWRHRYHALTLHNQIQVNHLPYLPFPPAWPTYIPKDKLANWFEAYVEAMELNFWTSTEFLGGAYDEKEKRWSVNLRRSDGGTRTMRPRHIVVASGANGIPNVPDIPGLADFRGKVVHSSGYEDGEAWRGRDAIVIGTGNSGHDIAQDLHSSGAHVTLVQRSPTLVVSIEPSAQLAYAMYNEGPPLEDCDLIASATSWPLARRAHYLLTEQAKRLDRELLEGLERAGFELDYGPEGTGWQFKFLTRGGGYYFNVGCSELIAEGKIRVVQYRDIERFDGGGARMRDGTNLPASLVVHATGYLGQEHMVRRLLGDAVADRVGPVWGFGEESEIRNMYTRTRQAGLWFIAGGLAQCRINSKYLALQIKACEEGMIPLVRA
- a CDS encoding acyl-CoA dehydrogenase, with protein sequence MSAANPLGSWELPEELRMLRDTTRRFMDNEVKPAEASEPHDSYALPEEKLRPLQEKAKALGLWCVQTPAEYGGAGLNLLGQCIVAEESAKCKMGAYIAACGAFGFDPPNIIFKGRKDQIEKYALPTIRDGDKTFVAITEPSGGSDPGRAIRTRAQRKGDRYIINGSKIFITGVGQSKWGVVFARTGGPGRGGVSAFIVERDKPGLRWSPFPVIRSYSPYELSFEDYEVPAENMLGEEGKGFSFAEEWLVHERAPYAAATIGLGQAALDMAIEWALQRETFGGLLSDRQAIQWMLADSEIELRAARLLVYEAAWQADRGQDSKLAASVAKVYGTETAGRVVDRCIQIFGGMGVSKELPLERWYRELRIKRIGEGPSEVHRMVVARNLLGGRRSAR
- a CDS encoding enoyl-CoA hydratase/isomerase family protein; the protein is MSIDVTLDQGICTIVINRPERLNAMDAGHYRDLSAAWRQVRDDANIRVAIVTGAGEKSFTTGADIKSFLTSPPGYDEMWLTQRDPLLNRGLEVWKPVIAAVNGYCLGGGVTLLLATDIRIASENASFGLSEVKRGVIAGNGGTQRILDQLPHAIAMEMLLTGDPIDATTAARWGLINKVVPREQLMATAMEYAGRIAANAPLAVQAAKELALRSRDVDRATGLRMEQMFNRMLMATEDAKEGPAAFAEKRKPKFQGK
- a CDS encoding CoA transferase, yielding MIVAHYPLEGITVVDLGQIYNGPYCTFLMACAGARVIKIEPHGGEHLRRRGVVGGAALPFAMLNGNKQSVTLNLKSERGKAILIEMVKRGDVLLENFAPGTMDRLGVGWEKMRAVNPRLVYATSTGFGLTGPYREYPAMDLTVQAMSGVMSVTGFPGRPPVKAGPAICDFTAGVHLYGAVVSALYEREKTGVGRLVEVSMQEAIYASLASNLGMWWGSGGNAAPRTGNRHGGLAESPYNVYPTKDGYIAIICVGDVHWKSLAEAMQRPELKDDPRFVSLKQRVAHMDQVDEIVSEFTSRFDKQPLFELLMTHRVACSPVRDLDEVVNDPHLHARGALQWQEHPELGRIPVQSSPLRFEGAEPVPLTPSRKLGEDNATVYGEWLGMLATEIENLTREGVI
- a CDS encoding thiolase family protein, giving the protein MRGNVVIAGIGHTAFGKCPGRTTFSLNIEACRNALADAGVEKDAVDALLVKPPTSNPAFMYGSTLAEAMGMQPRMGGSWDQGGAANISLISFAAMAIEHGQCEIALVCYADNPRTGSRHAYEKAWGDDAVYGWFGVPAGYAMLARRHMEEFGTTSDQLGEIAVAIRNHGAGNPNAQLRAPLTLEQYRESKWVVDPLRRDDCCLVSDGGAAVVLMSAKRAKAMGIRKAVPVLGFGHGQTSWDVAQRADLTHTAAEISGATAFKMAGLGPCDIDVAQIYDCFTITVLMTLEAYGFAKKGQGGAFAAGGRLAHSGELPINTSGSLLSETGMPGLQLVIEGVRQMRGEARLQVKNAEHCMVSNQGGIMHTHSTLILGQWQ
- a CDS encoding DNA-binding protein, with amino-acid sequence MTGAGAHYWNELKAGRLVCQRCKACHHAWLPPRAECPKCLAASWSWENASGKAKLVSWVVYHHAYHPWFASKLPYNVSVVELAEGPRMVSNVIETGAKLRIGMPLQLNIEREASVALARFSPV
- a CDS encoding SDR family oxidoreductase, which encodes MGDSLAGKRVLITQSAEFMGPILSEVFAAHGAVVIGDERDLTQPGGAQEAVGAAGVVDVLLANLAVPAPYTKAHEVTDEEWRTVFSHLVDPLPRLCRAVLPQMLERRCGKIVVFGSATALRGQKRISTYSAARGAQVSYVRSVGAEVAPQNVHVNLIAQNFVQNPTYYPTEVQELPAFKERLAREVPLGRLATPEEDALFAVFLASSEVNFFVGQSFPFAGGWVT
- a CDS encoding DUF1272 domain-containing protein, which translates into the protein MLELRPNCECCDKDLPPDSREARICSYECTFCRECAEGVLQGACPNCGGELIRRPIRPAARLVKHPASAQRVLNPRGCGRAA
- a CDS encoding GNAT family N-acetyltransferase codes for the protein MVRIAVESDLDGVLALYRELRPADPELDEARRRAAWRRILDDPNLSIVVAQVRQTLVSTCMLAVIPNLASGARPFGVIEHVVTLESFRGQGWAGRVLKYALNAAWAKDCYKVILLSGAQRTQAHRLYESVGFRGDIERGFVAKSGEGGTHA
- a CDS encoding hydratase; translation: MDKEHYRRAARYLLEQHQAGAAFDALPEDIAPRSVEDAYGIQEEFRALREARLGPAAGHKVALTSRVMQEMLKFYSPFAGSIHANIVHPTGAKLDYADYIHLGIECELAATLGKDLPAPGVPYTSEQIAQAVDTLAPAFELVDDRHADYKKIASLIFTLIADNAWNGGIVLGPASKKWRDLDLESIRGVVQINGVVSGEGHGRDVLGHPFDALTWCLNTRLEQGHEVRAGMIVMTGSMIATKFVKPGDGLCFAVEGLGEVTVTC
- a CDS encoding PIN domain-containing protein, which produces MISLDTHVLVRYLLNDDAGQGKAASAILAGASTVTAPVSVLLELAWVLEANDCTRDEIAKGFRHILGLPNFVIREVEALGYALRWFEGGMDFADALHLALSAKDEQFATLDRGLERRAKKLGAFPPVALHTSK
- a CDS encoding AbrB/MazE/SpoVT family DNA-binding domain-containing protein, producing the protein METVKVSSKGQIVIPKALREAFDIVPGTQFVISAEGDEIRLRPAPAFTPTRVAEGLGLLAKKGRKILGEEATKRAIGAMLAKRDRAAKAK